The following nucleotide sequence is from Desulfobacteraceae bacterium.
ACGCCACATCGCAGTATTGACTCAGCCGCATCGGTTGCTGAACTGGCTGCTCCCGGGCCTTTTTTTCCTGACATGGCTTTTTGTGTGCGAAACCGGCCTGGCGCCTGCCTATCTGCTGCCGCATCCCAAGGATGTCCTGGCGACGGCTTCATCCTATCTTTTCGGTGATTCCGCAGATACAGCTTATGCAGGCCGGTTTTTCGAAGACTTCACCGCCAGCGCCACCCGGGTGCTGTTGGGGTTCGGCCTGGCAGTGATCGCGGGCATTCCGCTGGGGGTTCTCTCCGGCCGGCTGGCCTTGGTGAACCGCCTGTTGAGCACCACGATCAACGCCCTGCGGGCGGTTCCCGGCATCAGCTGGCTCCCTCTGGCCATGGTCTGGTTCGGCATCGGCATTAAAACCACCGTCTTCCTGGTGGCCCTGGCGGCCTTTTTTCCGGTTTACCTCAATGCCGAGGCCGGAGCCCGCCAGGTCAATCCCACGCTGCTGCAGGCGGGCGCCATGATGGGGGTGCGCCGCTTGCGCGGCACGTTCGCGATTCTCCTGCCGGCGGCCATGCCCAATATCATCACCGGACTGCGCCTGGGTATGGGGATTTCCTGGGCCTACCTGGTCCTGGGCGAGTTGACCGGCGTGCCCAACGGGCTGGGCGCCCTGATCATGGACGCCCGCATGCTGGGCCGGATCGACATCATCGTGATGGGGATCATCTTGATCGCCCTTATCGGCCGGCTGTGCGATGTGGGGCTTTATCTGATGCTGCGACTCAGTTTCAAAAGCGCCCGGAGGATACCGTGAAGACCCGCCTCCAGATCGTCCACCCGGGAAAACAACCGGCAGCGGCACGGAACATTCTTGAAGTCGAGCGGGTGAGCAAATCCTTTGCCACCAATGGTTCAGGGAAAATCACGGTGCTGCAGGACATTGCTTTCAAGGTCCGCCGCGGAGAGTTTCTCTGTATTCTTGGCCGCAGCGGGTGCGGCAAGTCGACCCTGCTCAAAATTTTGGCCGGCTTCATGCAGCCCAGCACCGGCGCTGTTCGGATCAACGGGAGGCCCGCCGCGCGGCCCGGACCGGACCGTTGCGTGGTATTCCAGGAGGATGCCCTGTTTGGCTGGCTGACCGTGAGGGAAAACATCGCCTTTGGTTTGCGAGGGCGTGGGATCACCCGCCGCGAAAAAGAACGAGGCGTGGACCGTTTTCTGTCACTGGTGGGGTTGACCGATTTCGGCAACTATCTGCCGGCGGAAATTTCAGGGGGCATGAAGCAGCGGGTGGCCCTGGCGCGGGTATTGATTCTGCAGCCTGAAGTGTTGCTCATGGACGAGCCGTTCGCCGCCCTGGACGCCCAGACGCGTGAGGAAATGCAGGATCTGCTGCTGCGGCTCTGGTCCGAGTTGGCCCACACCATCGTTTTCGTGACCCATGACGTGGGGGAAGCGGCGCTGCTGGCCGATCGAATTTTGCTGTTCGATCACGCGCCAGGTCGCATCAAGGAGGAATTCCAAATCGCTCTCCTCCGGCCGAGGCAAAAAGAGGATGACGGCTATTACGCCCTGTGCCGTTCCATAACCGCGAAAATAAAAGCCCTTTGAAAAAATTTGATTGTGGCTATGGCAACCGGGGAATTCCGGCGGCTGATCGAAGACGCGGCGCGCACAACAAACTGGAAGCGCTCCGGAGCATTCCCGCAATTCGATCTGGTTCTGCTCGGCACGGATGGCCAAGCCCACGGATGGCGAACTCCACTGGTTTGTCGATCAAGACGCCGCCGGCAAGTCCAACCTTGCGTCAGTCGGGAATCAATCCGTGGGCTACGCTATCTGCACTGGTTTTTGACCGGCCAACGGGCGACCCCGGAGCAAGTGACCGCCGAGTGCCTTCGCTCCGGGTCCGAAACCCTGGCCTGGGCCGTTTCCCGCTTTATGCTGCGGGATTGGGTTCAGGGCAGGTTCGGCGACAAATTGGCGCCCATCAACGCCGGCATCGAAAGGGAGGGTGCTTTCAATCTTTTTTCTCTCCGTATAGTGCCGGTTTTCCCGTTTTTCGTCATCAACCTGCTGATGGGGCTCACCCGCATGCGGCCGTTGACCTTTTTCTGGGTGTCGCAGATCGGCATGCTGGCCGGGACCGTGGTCTATGTCAATGCCGGCAGGCAAAAGGTGAACCCGATGTTCGATAAAATCGATCAATTGTGCGTCAAAACTCTTCGCACCCAACCAGTTGGACGCGACACGGGTAGGATGCCGCACCCTCCTCTCACGAAGGTTTGGAGCTCAGCAAAAAAAGCCGACAAATCGGCTTTGGGAGGCATAAAATGACGAACAATGAGCGCCATAAAAGCATCATCAGCCCATGGGACGCGCACAATCAGCAATTGGTGTCACACGTCCATCCGGCGGACTGGCAAAACCCCACGCCCGCTTCGCGCTACAACCTGGTGGTCATCGGTGCGGGAACCGCCGGGCTGGTCTGCGCGGCGGCCGCCG
It contains:
- a CDS encoding ABC transporter permease, yielding MCETGLAPAYLLPHPKDVLATASSYLFGDSADTAYAGRFFEDFTASATRVLLGFGLAVIAGIPLGVLSGRLALVNRLLSTTINALRAVPGISWLPLAMVWFGIGIKTTVFLVALAAFFPVYLNAEAGARQVNPTLLQAGAMMGVRRLRGTFAILLPAAMPNIITGLRLGMGISWAYLVLGELTGVPNGLGALIMDARMLGRIDIIVMGIILIALIGRLCDVGLYLMLRLSFKSARRIP
- a CDS encoding ABC transporter ATP-binding protein, which translates into the protein MKTRLQIVHPGKQPAAARNILEVERVSKSFATNGSGKITVLQDIAFKVRRGEFLCILGRSGCGKSTLLKILAGFMQPSTGAVRINGRPAARPGPDRCVVFQEDALFGWLTVRENIAFGLRGRGITRREKERGVDRFLSLVGLTDFGNYLPAEISGGMKQRVALARVLILQPEVLLMDEPFAALDAQTREEMQDLLLRLWSELAHTIVFVTHDVGEAALLADRILLFDHAPGRIKEEFQIALLRPRQKEDDGYYALCRSITAKIKAL
- a CDS encoding VTT domain-containing protein: MATGEFRRLIEDAARTTNWKRSGAFPQFDLVLLGTDGQAHGWRTPLVCRSRRRRQVQPCVSRESIRGLRYLHWFLTGQRATPEQVTAECLRSGSETLAWAVSRFMLRDWVQGRFGDKLAPINAGIEREGAFNLFSLRIVPVFPFFVINLLMGLTRMRPLTFFWVSQIGMLAGTVVYVNAGRQKVNPMFDKIDQLCVKTLRTQPVGRDTGRMPHPPLTKVWSSAKKADKSALGGIK